In a genomic window of Halalkalibacillus sediminis:
- a CDS encoding Fe(3+) ABC transporter substrate-binding protein, whose amino-acid sequence MSKRKLSLIAFILLLSSLLLVACGNNDSSEDESDDTEGSESTGEENNDSEDSESTAEESGEVNLYTSRHYDIDDEIYAAFTEETGIEVNIINGSADELIERMKREGEATEADLFFTADAGRLHRAKEQDLLQPIESETLSANIPQKLRDQDNEWFGLTKRARVIVYHKDRVDESELSTYEALAEPEWEDRVLIRSSENIYNQSLLASMIEMNGRDEAKAWAEGIVENMGRTPQGGDRDQAKGVVAGEGDVAIMNTYYLGGMLNSADEEEVKVAEQLGIFFPNQDSTGTHVNVSGVGVAKHSKNKENAVQLIEYLSSKDAQHEFASANYEYPVNEDVAPADVLKDWGDFTEQDINLSILGENNAEAVRIFNEVDWK is encoded by the coding sequence ATGTCAAAAAGAAAACTAAGTTTAATCGCGTTTATATTACTACTGTCCTCATTGCTTTTAGTAGCATGCGGGAATAACGATAGCTCGGAAGATGAAAGTGACGATACAGAAGGTTCAGAATCTACTGGAGAAGAAAATAATGACTCAGAAGACTCAGAATCTACTGCAGAAGAAAGTGGCGAGGTGAACTTATATACGAGTCGTCACTATGATATAGATGATGAGATCTATGCTGCCTTTACTGAAGAAACAGGAATTGAAGTGAACATTATCAACGGTAGTGCTGATGAATTAATCGAGAGAATGAAACGTGAAGGTGAAGCGACTGAAGCTGATTTGTTCTTCACTGCTGACGCTGGACGCTTACATCGTGCCAAGGAGCAAGATTTGCTACAGCCAATCGAAAGTGAAACACTCAGTGCAAATATTCCTCAGAAATTGAGAGACCAAGACAACGAGTGGTTCGGTTTGACCAAACGTGCGAGAGTCATCGTTTATCATAAAGACCGCGTTGATGAAAGCGAACTCTCAACCTATGAAGCTCTAGCTGAACCAGAGTGGGAAGACCGTGTATTGATCCGTTCTTCTGAAAATATTTATAATCAGTCATTGCTAGCTTCCATGATCGAAATGAATGGTAGAGATGAAGCAAAAGCTTGGGCTGAAGGAATTGTAGAAAATATGGGACGCACACCTCAAGGAGGCGACCGTGACCAAGCAAAAGGCGTCGTTGCTGGTGAAGGTGATGTCGCAATCATGAACACTTACTATTTAGGTGGAATGCTGAACTCTGCTGATGAGGAGGAAGTAAAAGTAGCCGAGCAATTGGGCATTTTCTTTCCTAACCAAGATTCTACAGGTACACACGTCAATGTCAGTGGTGTAGGTGTAGCTAAGCATTCTAAAAATAAGGAAAATGCAGTTCAATTGATCGAATATCTATCTTCTAAGGATGCTCAGCATGAATTTGCAAGCGCAAACTACGAGTACCCTGTCAACGAAGATGTAGCTCCTGCTGATGTACTGAAAGATTGGGGCGATTTCACTGAACAAGATATCAATTTATCCATCCTTGGCGAAAATAACGCAGAAGCCGTACGTATTTTCAATGAAGTAGATTGGAAATAA
- the cysK gene encoding cysteine synthase A, whose protein sequence is MRIVDNIAELIGDTPLVKLNKLSPSDGGDIYLKLEMFNPSGSVKDRAAYNMMAEAEKSGQLKEGSTIIEPTSGNTGIGIAMNAAAKGYKAILVMPDTMTKERINLLKAYGAEVVLTPGDQKMPGAIDKAKQLVKEIPDSFMPMQFENHANADAHRHTTASEIVEAMKHLGKPLSAFVATAGTGGTITGTGEELKKAYPDMSVHVVEPAGSPVLSGGKPGKHKLVGTSPGFIPEILNQEVYDEIFKVEDDHAYDITRRLAREEGILVGTSAGASTYAAIEVAKRKKPGEVIVAIAPDTGERYLSGDLFDF, encoded by the coding sequence ATGCGTATAGTTGATAATATTGCTGAATTAATCGGAGATACTCCACTTGTGAAATTGAACAAATTAAGTCCTTCTGATGGAGGAGACATTTATTTAAAACTTGAAATGTTCAACCCAAGCGGGAGCGTAAAAGACCGCGCAGCTTATAATATGATGGCGGAGGCCGAGAAATCGGGCCAGCTAAAAGAAGGTTCTACGATCATTGAACCTACTAGTGGAAACACAGGAATAGGAATTGCGATGAACGCCGCCGCTAAAGGTTATAAAGCCATTCTTGTCATGCCGGACACGATGACGAAAGAAAGAATTAACCTTTTAAAAGCATACGGTGCAGAAGTAGTTCTTACGCCAGGCGATCAGAAAATGCCTGGAGCTATCGATAAAGCCAAACAGTTGGTAAAAGAAATCCCAGATAGCTTTATGCCAATGCAATTCGAAAACCACGCAAATGCTGATGCCCATCGCCATACTACAGCTAGTGAAATAGTCGAAGCTATGAAGCACCTAGGAAAACCTTTATCAGCTTTTGTAGCGACTGCCGGAACAGGCGGTACTATAACTGGTACAGGTGAAGAATTAAAGAAGGCGTACCCGGACATGAGCGTTCATGTGGTCGAACCAGCTGGCTCCCCTGTTCTTTCTGGAGGAAAACCTGGAAAACATAAACTAGTCGGAACAAGCCCAGGTTTCATACCAGAAATCTTGAATCAAGAAGTATATGATGAAATATTTAAGGTTGAAGACGATCATGCTTACGATATTACAAGACGACTAGCTCGTGAAGAAGGAATTCTAGTAGGTACCTCCGCTGGTGCTTCAACATACGCAGCAATCGAAGTCGCCAAAAGAAAGAAACCAGGTGAAGTCATCGTTGCTATTGCACCAGATACAGGCGAACGTTATCTTTCAGGAGATCTATTCGATTTCTAA
- the kynA gene encoding tryptophan 2,3-dioxygenase, which translates to MTDRKESGIHTDFKERMTYGDYLDLDAILEGQHPLSDHHDEMLFIIIHQVSELWMKLTLHELRAAIQAIEKKDYQPAFKMLARVSEIQNQIIRAWDVLATMTPSEYLGFRDHLGQASGFQSYQYRMIEFALGYKTDHVLKIYQKDPELLEELKQAHQSPGLYDVAIKSLAKEGFSIDKEVLERDVSKTYEPNESVEQAWIEVYKDTEKYWDLYQLAEKLVDIEDAFQQWRFRHMKTVERIIGHKQGTGGSSGVGYLKKVLDHYFFPELWNVRTQL; encoded by the coding sequence ATGACTGATAGAAAAGAGTCTGGTATACATACAGATTTTAAAGAACGTATGACTTATGGAGACTATCTGGATTTAGATGCGATCCTTGAGGGTCAACATCCCTTATCAGATCATCATGATGAAATGTTATTTATTATTATACACCAGGTAAGTGAATTATGGATGAAATTGACTCTACATGAACTCCGCGCGGCAATTCAGGCGATTGAGAAGAAAGATTATCAGCCTGCGTTCAAAATGTTAGCTCGTGTATCGGAAATTCAAAATCAAATCATCCGTGCTTGGGACGTCCTGGCAACAATGACGCCTAGTGAATATTTAGGATTTCGGGATCATCTGGGACAAGCTTCAGGTTTTCAGTCTTACCAATATCGAATGATTGAATTCGCTCTTGGCTACAAAACAGACCATGTGCTTAAAATCTATCAGAAGGACCCTGAGCTTTTAGAGGAATTAAAGCAAGCTCATCAGTCACCAGGGTTATATGATGTGGCAATAAAGAGTTTAGCAAAAGAAGGCTTTTCGATAGACAAAGAGGTACTTGAAAGGGACGTTAGTAAAACCTACGAGCCAAACGAAAGTGTGGAGCAAGCCTGGATTGAGGTTTACAAAGATACAGAGAAGTATTGGGATCTTTATCAGCTGGCAGAAAAGCTTGTTGATATCGAGGATGCGTTCCAACAGTGGCGTTTCCGTCACATGAAAACAGTTGAGAGAATCATTGGACATAAACAGGGGACAGGTGGCTCATCTGGTGTCGGCTATCTCAAAAAAGTGCTCGATCACTACTTTTTCCCGGAACTATGGAATGTCAGAACGCAGCTTTAA
- a CDS encoding ABC transporter permease, with product MWTILSIFFVLLVLLPNLSIIVQLFSEPNENWVHIREYMLQEYITNSLLLAVTVGFLTMFIGTSLAWLVSAYDFPMRRFFQWGLILPLAIPPYIGAYTYHGILNYTGVIQTTLRNQWDITVNQQYFNIMNMPGAIFIFTLFLFPYVFTITKAYLSRQSTSLIENARILGSPAWKIYFRIVLPVCRASIVAGVSLVVLEVLNDYGVVKYYGIQTFTTAIFSTWFGMGDLQSAIKLAGTLMAIVIVLLMFERVARGRKQFSFTTTKVKPLQPTPLEGKKKWLAFGYSMVIFSLAFIIPVVQLIYWGILAYDRFFQYEFIHLIWNSLLVAFSASVLIVIMAIVISNFSRLHQGMLSKLFPKMTILGYSIPGAVIAVGVVTLFTSIDKQLFGFYEWIGLEPTLILSTSLFMLIFAYVVRYIAVAYNSIEAGFDRVGKNFTEASRMLGMSITKSFIKVDMKLIRGAIFGGFILAFIDIMKELPLTLILRPFNFDTLATKAFQYATDEMIFQAAIPSLIIIGLSASAIYVFHHILERE from the coding sequence ATGTGGACCATTTTAAGTATCTTTTTCGTGCTATTAGTACTGTTACCTAATTTATCCATTATTGTACAATTATTCAGTGAACCGAATGAGAACTGGGTACACATTCGTGAATATATGCTTCAAGAATATATAACGAACTCACTGTTGTTAGCAGTAACTGTAGGTTTCCTGACAATGTTCATAGGAACTAGTTTAGCTTGGTTGGTTTCAGCTTATGATTTCCCTATGCGTCGATTTTTTCAATGGGGATTAATTTTACCACTTGCCATCCCCCCTTATATTGGTGCATATACTTATCATGGGATCCTGAATTATACGGGTGTCATTCAAACGACCTTACGAAACCAGTGGGATATAACAGTCAACCAGCAGTATTTCAACATAATGAATATGCCAGGTGCCATTTTCATATTTACATTGTTTCTTTTCCCATATGTTTTTACGATTACAAAAGCCTATCTATCAAGACAATCTACCTCATTGATTGAAAACGCTCGGATTCTAGGTAGCCCAGCTTGGAAAATATATTTCCGAATTGTTCTACCTGTGTGTCGGGCTTCCATCGTAGCAGGTGTCAGCCTTGTCGTACTTGAAGTGCTGAATGACTATGGTGTTGTAAAGTATTATGGAATCCAAACATTCACTACTGCGATCTTCAGTACCTGGTTCGGCATGGGAGACCTACAATCAGCGATCAAGCTAGCTGGCACATTGATGGCAATCGTAATTGTATTACTCATGTTCGAGCGTGTCGCACGTGGTAGAAAGCAGTTTAGTTTCACCACGACTAAGGTCAAACCATTGCAACCAACCCCGTTAGAAGGCAAGAAAAAATGGTTGGCTTTTGGCTATAGTATGGTTATTTTTTCATTGGCTTTCATCATTCCCGTCGTTCAATTGATTTATTGGGGAATATTAGCCTACGACCGCTTCTTCCAGTATGAGTTCATTCATCTCATATGGAATTCATTACTCGTAGCCTTTTCTGCCTCTGTTCTGATAGTGATCATGGCGATCGTAATCAGTAACTTTTCAAGACTACATCAAGGAATGCTGTCTAAATTGTTTCCTAAAATGACGATTTTGGGTTATTCTATACCTGGTGCAGTCATTGCTGTCGGTGTTGTGACCTTATTCACATCAATCGATAAGCAACTATTCGGTTTCTACGAATGGATCGGATTAGAGCCGACTCTTATTTTAAGTACGAGTCTATTCATGCTTATATTCGCTTATGTTGTCCGATATATAGCTGTTGCCTATAATTCTATCGAGGCCGGTTTTGACCGGGTAGGAAAAAACTTTACAGAAGCATCACGAATGCTCGGTATGAGCATTACTAAATCATTTATCAAAGTTGATATGAAACTGATCCGGGGAGCAATCTTCGGAGGGTTCATCTTAGCTTTTATCGATATTATGAAAGAATTACCTTTGACGTTGATTCTAAGACCATTTAATTTCGATACATTAGC
- a CDS encoding PAS domain-containing protein — protein MDDKISKWIKEINKKGIVFDTEQSEIARLESLHNLDLQFDKQDPYFDDITELARDMFDVEMSLITFVGTDRQHFKSCIGFPEDLDQTGTSRDISFCQHLIVEDGPMVIENAHEDDRFKNNPLVTEGYISFYAGVPLRVNDGPVLGTLCVLDPEPRTFSDKEMKQLKKLSNWVITELSIKRKFNDLYKKQEELNQVIEKNRYLAAGVDHSSSSIVITDPKETGNPIIYVNDAFTELTEFTKEEALGENCKFLQGTKTDPDSVESIRNAIKNQEPIQIEILNYKKSGETFWNELIINPIFDDNGDPIYFIGVQKDITKRKAVEQHLLNEVFEQDNLFNALPELVLMLDIEGNVKKSNHQLYEFTDYNEFELMNRPFSDFLQTKDLHGHLKEASDNDFHKFESSLITKNKQYLSFEWSLVLVKDSRGKPTGIVAIGKDLSMQLQLQKDVEYAGKLQREMLQPGFSTDRFNLEFLHRASNFVSGDSYGYEYNAEKNSLFIYLIDVMGHGVATALQTSSIKLLFNQISRRNISVKEKLRLVNEASIPIFPKSYFATAFCADIDLNTGEVDYVAAGINHFATKMNGEMQMKKAPGPLIGLTKEASFQEYKLTLEKGDALFLMTDGITDEIQIRGEQLPNDFSQARDYLQRVSETQYRDDDATAVCFQFI, from the coding sequence ATGGACGATAAAATCAGCAAATGGATAAAAGAAATCAATAAAAAGGGAATCGTATTTGACACGGAGCAATCTGAAATTGCACGATTAGAATCCCTACATAATTTGGACTTACAATTTGATAAGCAAGACCCCTACTTTGATGATATTACCGAATTAGCACGAGACATGTTTGATGTAGAGATGTCTCTAATTACTTTTGTGGGTACAGACCGACAGCATTTCAAGTCATGTATTGGCTTTCCAGAAGACCTAGACCAAACTGGAACGAGTAGAGATATTTCCTTTTGCCAACATTTGATTGTGGAAGACGGTCCGATGGTAATAGAAAATGCTCATGAGGATGATCGCTTCAAAAACAACCCACTTGTAACAGAAGGTTATATTAGTTTTTACGCTGGTGTTCCGCTCCGTGTAAATGATGGACCTGTTTTGGGAACATTATGTGTATTGGACCCTGAGCCAAGGACTTTTTCCGACAAAGAGATGAAGCAACTTAAAAAGTTATCAAACTGGGTCATCACGGAGTTATCGATCAAGCGCAAGTTTAATGATTTATATAAAAAACAAGAAGAACTGAATCAAGTAATAGAAAAAAATAGATATCTAGCTGCAGGTGTGGACCACTCTTCCTCTTCGATTGTGATTACTGACCCTAAGGAAACTGGAAACCCTATCATTTATGTAAACGATGCCTTTACGGAACTTACAGAATTCACAAAGGAAGAAGCACTCGGAGAAAACTGCAAATTCTTACAAGGTACAAAAACAGACCCCGATAGTGTGGAAAGCATTCGTAATGCGATTAAAAATCAAGAACCAATTCAAATCGAAATCTTGAATTATAAAAAAAGCGGAGAAACCTTCTGGAATGAATTAATAATCAACCCAATCTTTGATGATAATGGCGATCCTATCTATTTCATAGGGGTACAAAAAGATATCACAAAACGAAAAGCAGTCGAACAACACTTATTGAATGAAGTGTTTGAACAAGACAACCTCTTCAACGCTTTACCTGAACTTGTTTTGATGCTGGACATAGAAGGCAACGTCAAGAAATCGAATCATCAACTCTATGAGTTCACAGATTATAATGAATTTGAATTAATGAACCGGCCGTTCTCTGATTTTTTACAGACAAAGGATTTACATGGACACTTGAAAGAGGCGTCCGATAACGATTTCCATAAGTTCGAGAGCTCTTTGATTACTAAAAACAAGCAATATCTCTCGTTTGAGTGGAGCTTAGTCTTAGTCAAAGATAGCAGAGGAAAACCAACAGGAATTGTTGCTATAGGTAAAGATTTGAGTATGCAACTACAACTGCAAAAAGATGTAGAGTATGCTGGAAAGCTACAAAGAGAAATGCTTCAACCTGGATTCAGTACTGATCGATTCAATTTGGAATTTCTACACCGCGCAAGTAATTTTGTGAGTGGTGATAGCTACGGTTATGAATATAATGCAGAGAAGAACTCTTTATTCATCTATCTGATCGATGTCATGGGCCATGGTGTAGCAACTGCATTACAAACAAGTTCAATCAAGCTATTATTCAACCAAATTTCTAGAAGGAATATATCAGTAAAAGAAAAATTAAGACTCGTAAACGAAGCATCCATTCCGATCTTCCCGAAATCTTATTTCGCGACCGCATTTTGTGCTGATATAGACTTGAATACAGGAGAAGTGGATTACGTCGCTGCTGGCATCAATCATTTCGCAACAAAAATGAATGGTGAAATGCAAATGAAAAAAGCTCCTGGACCTTTAATCGGCCTAACAAAGGAAGCATCGTTCCAAGAATATAAATTAACCCTTGAAAAAGGTGACGCATTATTCTTGATGACGGATGGAATCACCGATGAAATTCAAATCAGGGGTGAACAACTTCCTAATGATTTCAGCCAAGCACGTGATTATCTGCAAAGAGTTTCAGAAACACAATATCGTGATGATGATGCCACAGCGGTTTGTTTCCAGTTTATTTAA